A stretch of the Comamonas testosteroni TK102 genome encodes the following:
- the typA gene encoding translational GTPase TypA: MSKQIRNIAIIAHVDHGKTTMVDQLLRQSGTFAEHEKVVDTVMDNHAIERERGITILAKNCAVSWKDTHINILDTPGHADFGGEVERALSMVDGVVLLIDAQEGPMPQTRFVTKKALALGLRPIVVVNKVDKPGANPDKVINAAFDLFDKLGATDEQLDFPVVYASGINGWSSKEEGEPGAKWGEDMSALFDTILDHVPSVQGDASAPLQLQVSALDYSTFVGRIGVGRITQGTLKPGQQVAVMAGPDGKTYSGKINQVHTFQGIDRVQATEAGPSEIVLISGIENIGIGETVTDPVNPQPLPMLKIDEPTLTMNFCVNTSPLAGREGKFVTSRQIWDRLQKELRSNVALRVKETDEDGIFEVSGRGELHLTILLEEMRREGYELAVSKPRVVMQMIDGEKHEPIELVTADIEEGHQGGVMQALGERKGELVNMEPDGRGRVRLEYRIPARGLIGFTNEFLNLTRGSGLIANIFDSYEPHKGDIGGRKNGVLISMDDGEIFTYALGKLDDRGRMFVKAGDPVYEGMIIGIHSRDNDLVVNATRTKQLTNFRVSGKEDAIKITPPIDLSLEYGVEFIEDDELLEITPTSLRVRKRHLKEHDRKRASRDA, translated from the coding sequence ATGAGCAAACAAATCCGCAACATTGCGATCATCGCGCACGTTGACCACGGTAAGACCACCATGGTGGACCAGCTGCTGCGCCAGTCCGGCACTTTTGCCGAGCACGAAAAAGTCGTCGACACCGTGATGGACAACCATGCCATCGAACGTGAGCGCGGCATCACCATTCTGGCCAAGAACTGTGCCGTGTCCTGGAAGGACACCCACATCAACATTCTCGACACGCCCGGTCACGCGGACTTCGGCGGTGAAGTGGAACGTGCCCTGTCCATGGTCGACGGCGTGGTGCTGCTGATCGATGCGCAGGAAGGCCCCATGCCCCAGACGCGCTTCGTGACCAAGAAGGCTCTGGCCCTGGGTCTGCGCCCCATCGTGGTGGTGAACAAGGTGGACAAGCCCGGTGCCAACCCCGACAAGGTGATCAACGCCGCTTTCGACCTGTTCGACAAGCTGGGCGCCACCGACGAGCAGCTGGACTTCCCCGTGGTCTACGCCTCCGGCATCAACGGCTGGTCGTCCAAGGAAGAGGGCGAGCCCGGTGCCAAGTGGGGTGAGGACATGTCCGCCCTGTTCGACACCATCCTCGACCATGTGCCTTCCGTGCAAGGCGATGCCAGCGCTCCCCTGCAGCTGCAGGTCTCCGCTCTGGACTACTCCACTTTCGTGGGTCGTATCGGCGTGGGCCGCATCACCCAGGGCACGCTCAAGCCCGGTCAGCAAGTGGCTGTGATGGCCGGTCCTGACGGCAAGACCTACAGCGGCAAGATCAACCAGGTGCATACCTTCCAGGGTATCGATCGCGTGCAGGCCACCGAAGCCGGTCCTTCCGAGATCGTGCTGATCAGCGGTATCGAAAACATCGGTATCGGCGAAACCGTCACCGACCCGGTCAATCCCCAGCCTCTGCCGATGCTGAAGATTGACGAGCCCACCCTGACCATGAACTTCTGCGTGAACACCTCGCCCCTGGCAGGTCGTGAAGGCAAGTTCGTGACCAGCCGCCAGATCTGGGACCGTCTGCAAAAGGAACTGCGCTCCAACGTGGCTCTGCGCGTCAAGGAAACCGACGAAGACGGTATCTTTGAAGTCTCCGGCCGTGGTGAACTGCACCTGACCATCTTGCTGGAAGAAATGCGTCGCGAAGGCTACGAGCTGGCAGTGTCCAAGCCCCGCGTCGTGATGCAGATGATCGACGGCGAAAAGCACGAGCCCATCGAGCTGGTGACTGCCGACATCGAAGAAGGCCACCAGGGCGGCGTGATGCAGGCACTGGGCGAGCGCAAGGGCGAGCTGGTGAACATGGAACCCGATGGCCGCGGTCGCGTCCGTCTGGAATACCGTATCCCTGCCCGCGGCCTGATCGGTTTCACCAACGAATTCCTGAACCTGACACGTGGTTCCGGTCTGATCGCCAACATCTTCGACAGCTACGAACCCCATAAGGGCGACATCGGCGGCCGCAAGAACGGCGTGCTGATCTCCATGGACGACGGTGAAATCTTCACCTACGCCCTGGGCAAGCTGGACGACCGTGGCCGCATGTTCGTGAAGGCCGGCGATCCCGTGTACGAAGGCATGATCATCGGCATCCACAGCCGCGACAACGACCTGGTGGTGAACGCCACGCGTACCAAGCAGCTGACCAACTTCCGCGTCAGCGGCAAGGAAGACGCGATCAAGATCACGCCTCCCATCGACCTGTCGCTGGAATACGGTGTGGAATTCATCGAAGACGACGAGCTGCTGGAAATCACCCCCACCAGCCTGCGCGTGCGCAAGCGTCACCTGAAGGAGCACGACCGCAAGCGTGCTTCGCGTGATGCGTAA
- a CDS encoding LysR family transcriptional regulator — translation MDIRRLQHLVMLADKANYARAAEQLHLSQPALTRSVQAAEEEFAMKLFERGAGEVRPTAAGQFVLERARELVRQSHNLQRDVQLYRDRQMGDTACGFGPFPAQFLLPPLLQQARKAFAAVHVRAIMGNWQQLLQRLKDDEIEFFVAETRELPAGSDCTVRALPTQPGGLYVRSGHPLLQSAHTHFTLAHLHAHGLAAVRLPQPVRDALCAQLQLGHDKNLLAVECDDVNSLIQLTLHTDTVLAAIEPAVRPWLQGGQLQAVRVRQVPAMTSSYGVVWQRGRSLSPMAQWLVQQVCELAAQA, via the coding sequence ATGGACATACGCCGACTGCAGCATCTGGTCATGCTGGCCGACAAGGCCAATTACGCTCGTGCAGCCGAGCAGCTGCATCTGAGCCAGCCCGCACTGACGCGCAGCGTGCAGGCGGCGGAGGAGGAATTTGCGATGAAGCTCTTTGAGCGCGGTGCGGGAGAGGTTCGTCCCACGGCAGCTGGCCAGTTTGTACTGGAGCGCGCCCGTGAGCTGGTGCGCCAAAGCCACAATCTGCAGCGCGATGTGCAGCTCTATCGAGATCGGCAGATGGGGGACACGGCCTGCGGCTTTGGCCCGTTTCCGGCTCAGTTCCTGCTGCCACCTCTGCTGCAACAGGCCCGTAAAGCCTTTGCTGCAGTACATGTGCGCGCCATCATGGGAAACTGGCAGCAATTGCTGCAGCGCCTCAAGGACGATGAGATCGAATTCTTCGTGGCCGAAACCCGTGAGCTGCCCGCTGGCAGCGACTGCACGGTACGCGCCTTGCCCACCCAGCCCGGCGGCCTGTATGTGCGCAGCGGCCATCCGCTGCTGCAGTCCGCGCATACCCATTTCACGCTGGCCCATTTGCATGCCCATGGCCTGGCTGCCGTGCGTCTGCCCCAACCCGTGCGCGATGCCTTATGCGCCCAGCTGCAGCTGGGCCATGACAAGAATCTGCTGGCGGTGGAGTGCGACGATGTCAACAGCCTGATCCAGCTGACGCTGCACACCGATACCGTGCTGGCCGCCATCGAACCTGCGGTGCGTCCTTGGCTGCAAGGCGGACAGCTACAGGCCGTGAGGGTGCGACAGGTGCCGGCCATGACTTCGAGCTATGGCGTGGTCTGGCAGCGCGGGCGCAGCCTTTCGCCCATGGCGCAGTGGCTGGTGCAGCAGGTTTGCGAGCTGGCGGCACAGGCATGA
- a CDS encoding alkyl/aryl-sulfatase, with translation MEFRLTPKAGATALLAAGMLAGCAAPSADPQNAGSLQAGQVSSATREVLATFAQSLPPDAAQDREDAQRGLIARPSGQVRDAGGRLLKDFASFDFVQGTAPDSVNPSLWRHARLNAQAGLFKVSDGIYQLRGFDIGNITLVEGKTGWIVVDTLTSREIAAAAMAFARQHLGNKPVTALIFTHSHADHFGGALGVISAAEVARRNVPVVAPAGFMNEATSENLLVGTAMARRAIYQFGTRLPLSPTGNVDTGLGKSLVSGHMGILPPTVSVDRADQEMMLDGVRFVFHNMPGAEAPAELTFSIPEHKAFGGAEILAQTMHNLLPIRGAKVRDALQWSAYLQKLLEQAGDAEVLFNQHNWPVWGKAHIASFISRQRDLYQFMHDQTVRLINQGLQPAEIAEQIKLPSSLAAFWGGRGYYGDLRHNVKAIYQFYLGNYDGNPANLDPLPPKLKAQKYVAALGGTAKVLEQGSAAAEQGDYRWAVELLQQLVFAEPDNAVAKELLARCHEQLGYRAESATWRNSYLTAALELRQGVAPMSRDVSAMAEMTTQIPTERFLEVLATRLDAVKAADRRFVMNLALDDVGERYVIWLENAVLHFRKAPAQDGADVSLSLTRPTFLKLLSGAAKEGQAPAAMKIEGDRAALGAFLKLFDASRPDFPIVTR, from the coding sequence ATGGAATTTCGGCTCACCCCCAAAGCCGGTGCTACCGCATTGCTTGCCGCTGGCATGCTGGCTGGCTGCGCAGCACCTTCTGCCGATCCGCAAAACGCAGGTTCGCTGCAGGCAGGCCAGGTCAGCAGTGCCACGCGCGAGGTGCTGGCCACTTTTGCTCAAAGCCTGCCGCCTGATGCTGCTCAGGATCGCGAAGATGCGCAGCGAGGCCTGATTGCCAGACCCTCGGGCCAGGTCCGGGACGCCGGTGGTCGCTTGCTCAAGGACTTTGCCTCCTTTGATTTTGTGCAGGGCACCGCGCCCGACAGTGTCAACCCCAGCCTTTGGCGCCATGCCCGGCTCAATGCCCAGGCGGGGCTGTTCAAGGTCAGCGACGGTATCTACCAGCTGCGCGGCTTTGACATAGGCAACATCACCCTGGTCGAGGGAAAGACTGGCTGGATTGTGGTGGACACGCTGACCAGCCGCGAGATTGCAGCAGCCGCCATGGCATTTGCGCGCCAGCACTTGGGCAACAAGCCGGTGACGGCGCTGATCTTCACACACAGCCATGCAGATCATTTTGGCGGTGCATTGGGAGTCATCAGCGCCGCGGAAGTGGCGCGGCGCAATGTGCCCGTGGTGGCGCCTGCGGGCTTCATGAACGAGGCCACCAGCGAGAACTTGCTCGTGGGCACAGCAATGGCGCGGCGCGCCATCTACCAGTTCGGCACGCGGCTGCCGTTGTCGCCGACGGGCAATGTGGACACGGGCCTGGGCAAGAGCCTGGTCAGCGGCCATATGGGCATTCTGCCCCCCACGGTCAGTGTGGACAGGGCCGACCAGGAGATGATGCTGGACGGCGTGCGTTTCGTGTTTCACAACATGCCCGGGGCCGAGGCCCCTGCCGAGCTGACTTTCAGCATCCCGGAGCACAAGGCCTTTGGAGGGGCCGAGATTCTGGCGCAGACCATGCACAATCTGCTGCCCATACGCGGTGCCAAGGTGCGCGATGCCTTGCAGTGGTCTGCCTATCTGCAAAAGCTGCTGGAGCAGGCTGGCGATGCGGAGGTGCTGTTCAACCAGCACAACTGGCCGGTCTGGGGCAAGGCGCATATTGCCAGCTTCATCAGCCGTCAGCGCGATCTCTACCAGTTCATGCATGATCAGACTGTGCGCCTTATCAACCAGGGGCTGCAGCCTGCCGAGATTGCCGAGCAGATCAAGCTGCCGTCGTCGCTGGCGGCTTTCTGGGGCGGACGTGGCTACTACGGCGATCTGCGTCATAACGTCAAAGCCATCTATCAGTTCTACCTCGGCAATTACGATGGCAACCCAGCCAATCTGGATCCGCTGCCGCCCAAGCTCAAGGCGCAGAAATATGTGGCGGCGCTGGGTGGCACAGCCAAGGTGCTGGAGCAAGGCAGTGCAGCGGCCGAGCAGGGCGACTATCGTTGGGCCGTGGAGCTGCTGCAGCAACTGGTGTTTGCCGAGCCGGACAACGCGGTGGCGAAAGAGCTGCTGGCCCGCTGCCATGAGCAGCTGGGCTATCGCGCCGAGTCTGCCACCTGGCGCAACAGCTATCTGACGGCGGCGCTGGAGTTGCGCCAGGGTGTGGCGCCCATGTCCAGGGATGTATCGGCCATGGCCGAGATGACGACGCAGATTCCGACCGAGCGTTTTCTCGAAGTGCTGGCCACACGGCTGGACGCAGTCAAGGCCGCAGACAGGCGCTTTGTAATGAATCTGGCGCTGGATGATGTGGGCGAGCGCTATGTGATCTGGCTTGAAAACGCGGTGCTGCATTTCCGCAAGGCGCCAGCCCAGGATGGCGCGGATGTGTCGCTGAGCCTCACCCGACCCACATTCCTGAAGCTTTTGTCCGGAGCTGCCAAGGAAGGGCAAGCGCCAGCAGCCATGAAAATCGAGGGTGACCGTGCTGCGCTGGGGGCATTCCTGAAGCTGTTTGATGCCAGCCGTCCCGACTTCCCCATCGTCACCCGGTAG